In Balnearium lithotrophicum, the sequence TCAGGAATTGAACCTGTTGATTACAGAGTTGTAAAGGTGTTTCACAGGAATAACAAAGAGTATCCTCTATTTTTAGCAGTCGGAAGGAAGCCTTAAAGGACTTCCTCCCGAGATATTAGGTCTCCCAATTTTTCCCTTTCCCTTATTACTCTAAATTTATCCCCATCTATCAGAACTTCTGGGGGCCTTGGCCTTGAGTTGTAGTTTGAGGCCATTGTAAATCCGTATGCTCCTGCACTCAATATGGCTAATAAGTCTCCCTCCTTCAAAACCGGTAACTCTCTTTCTTTAGCCAGAATATCTCCCGTTTCACATATTGGGCCTACAACGTCTGCAACAACCGTTTCTTCTTTCTTTTCCTCGAGGGGCAGTATATGGTGGTATGCATTGTAGAGGGCCAGTCTTGAAAGGTCGTTCATTCCAGCATCAACTATGTAAAACGTTTTCTCCTCCCTTTTCTTAACGTAGAGAACCCTCGTTAAAAGGACTCCGGCATTTCCAGCAATTCTCCTTCCAGGTTCCAAAATGAGGTGGCAGTCAAGTTCCTTAACAATTGGAACTATTTCCTCTGCTAACTCTTTAGCAGGAACAACTCTTTCGTCTGGGTGGTAGTTGATTCCTAAACCCCCTCCTGCATCAAAGTACTCTATTTCTATACCAAACGAGCGAATCTCTTTCACAAATTCAGCAACCTTTTCAGCTGCCTCTCTAAAAGCCGAAACGTCTGTAATTTGGGAACCTATGTGGAAGTGAACTCCTACCGGATTTAGCCACCTCAGTTCCTTTGCTTTTTTGTAGAGCTCCAAAGCCCTATCAAACGTCACTCCAAACTTTGCACTCTTTAGACCTGTTGAAATGTAAGGGTGTGTTTTTGGATTAACGTCCGGATTTACTCTTATGGCAAACGGAGCTCTCCTTTTCAGTTTCTCACCTACTTTGTTGAGAAGGAGAAGTTCCCCCTCAGACTCAACGTTTACCATTAAGATTCCCCTTTCGAGGGCATAGGTAAGTTCATCCTCCCTCTTTCCAACGCCGGCGAATACGATTTTCTTCGGGTCAATTCCTGCAGTTAGAGCTCTGAAAATTTCTCCAACGGAAACGGTGTCAGCTCCTGCTCCAAGTTCCCTTAGAACCTTTAAGACTTGAATGTTGGAGTTTGACTTTACTGCAAAACAGGTCGTATGGGAGACTTCGTTAAACGCTGAATCAAACTCCTCAAACCAGTACTGGAGAGCTCCCTTACTGTAAACGTAGGTAGGAGTTCCTTCCCTCTCTGCAACATCCTTTAAAGGAACATCCTCAAAGAACAGTTCCTTTGATTTGTAGTAGAGTTTTGGAAATATTTCCTTCATTTGACTAAACTCCTCTTCTCCCTTGCCTTTTCAAAGAATTCCTTGAGCTTCTCCTTGTCCTTAGCCCTTATGAGCCTCTCCACCTCCTCAATGGCCCTTTTAAACGATTCTATGGACCTTAGAATATTTTCACTGTTTTCAATACAGATGTCCCTCCACATAACAGGGTCGCTCATTGCTATCCTTGTAAAGTCACGAAAACCACCACCGGTGTAATCGAATAAATTGGTTTTCAAATCCTCAGAGAGCTCATCTATTGCGGAAACTATCGAGTAGGCAACAACGTGTGGAAGGTGGCTAACAGCGGCAAAGACCTTATCGTGGTAGAATGGCTCCATTTCAATTACTTCTGAACCCAAATTTCTCCACAGGTTTTTTACCTTTTCAAGTGCATCCCTGTCTGTATTCTCCGTTGGTGTTACTACGAATTTTGCATTTACAAACAGGTTCTCAACGGCATTTTCAACACCGGACTTTTCAGTTCCAGCTATTGGATGACCTCCAACGAAGGGGGCTACTCCCTTTAGTAGTTCCTCACAGGTGTATACAAGCTTTCCCTTAACACTACCTAAGTCTGTTACAACCGTTCCCTCTTTTATGTAGGGTTTTAAGTTTTCAATGACGTTTTTGTAGACTCCAACGGGCGTAGCTATTACAACGAGGTCGGCACTTGAAACTATGGAGTACTTTAAACTTCCCTTATCTATGATTTTAAGCTCTATTCCCTTTTCAACGGCCTCCGGGTTGATATCAACGGCAGTTATCTTTCCTGGAAACCCCTTCAGTTTTAGATTGAGTGCAAATGAACCTCCAATGAGTCCCAATCCAACTATGCAGATTTCGTTAAATTCCCATTCCAATTCTAACTCCTCAGAGAGTAATAGTAGGTGAGTATTTTACAGGAATTTTCAAGAGCAGAGATGTACATCAGAGCTTCTTCAGGAGTACGTCCAACGGCAAAGGGACCGTGGCTATAGACAACGACAACGGGACTTTTCTTCAGGAGTTCTGGTAGCTTCTCTGCAACCTCATCGGAGGAGACAACGGTTTC encodes:
- a CDS encoding prephenate dehydrogenase, whose product is MEWEFNEICIVGLGLIGGSFALNLKLKGFPGKITAVDINPEAVEKGIELKIIDKGSLKYSIVSSADLVVIATPVGVYKNVIENLKPYIKEGTVVTDLGSVKGKLVYTCEELLKGVAPFVGGHPIAGTEKSGVENAVENLFVNAKFVVTPTENTDRDALEKVKNLWRNLGSEVIEMEPFYHDKVFAAVSHLPHVVAYSIVSAIDELSEDLKTNLFDYTGGGFRDFTRIAMSDPVMWRDICIENSENILRSIESFKRAIEEVERLIRAKDKEKLKEFFEKAREKRSLVK
- the lysA gene encoding diaminopimelate decarboxylase, producing the protein MKEIFPKLYYKSKELFFEDVPLKDVAEREGTPTYVYSKGALQYWFEEFDSAFNEVSHTTCFAVKSNSNIQVLKVLRELGAGADTVSVGEIFRALTAGIDPKKIVFAGVGKREDELTYALERGILMVNVESEGELLLLNKVGEKLKRRAPFAIRVNPDVNPKTHPYISTGLKSAKFGVTFDRALELYKKAKELRWLNPVGVHFHIGSQITDVSAFREAAEKVAEFVKEIRSFGIEIEYFDAGGGLGINYHPDERVVPAKELAEEIVPIVKELDCHLILEPGRRIAGNAGVLLTRVLYVKKREEKTFYIVDAGMNDLSRLALYNAYHHILPLEEKKEETVVADVVGPICETGDILAKERELPVLKEGDLLAILSAGAYGFTMASNYNSRPRPPEVLIDGDKFRVIREREKLGDLISREEVL